The Lewinellaceae bacterium DNA window ACTTGCTGTCCCGGATAAAAAATGTATCCTTTAAATCCGGACACGTCCTAAAATTAGTTATTTCGACCAATTGACCCTTCTCGAAAAAACCAGCATAAGTTTGGGAAAATATATTGCATCATGGATAAAAAGATCAGGCTGCACCAATTGAATTTTCCGATAGGAATTACCCAATTACCCTTAACGGAACCCATACCGCACTGGGTTTTCGACAGTCCATTTTTTCAATTGGTGCGCACTCCTGATGAATGTTCAGTTGTTTGTGCGATGGAATATTTCCCTGATAAACTGATTGTTGAGCCACGCTGGAAAGGGTTCTATGTCGAAGGCCCCCTGGATTTTTCCCTGACCGGCATTCTCCATCAAATAACCTCTCCCCTGGCTAAGGCAGCCATTCCCATCTTCGCCATTTCCACTTTCCTCACGGATTATGTACTGGTCCGGGAAATGGATTGGGGCCGGGCTATTGAAGCGCTCGGACAAGCCGGAATGGAGGTTCTGGATTAATGCGTTGATATCGGAACTAATAAATGCACTAGCTTTACATTTGTGGAAGCAATGGAAGACCAGACCCGATTAAAAAAGTCCATGCGGCGGTATTACAGCCAGCTACGTTCCGCTATGCCTCGGGAGGAAAGAAGTGAGGCTGAAACCACCATTTGCCATCAATTGAAGGAAATGCTGCTCACATGGAAAGCACACCGGATACACACGTACCTGCCAATGGGTGAAGAAGTAAATATCTGGCCGGTCATCCGCTGGGCGATAGGGGCAGGCATGGAGCTCACCGTCCCCAAGACCTTGCCCAAAAGAAGATTGGAACACCTACTATTTCTAGATCCTGAGGACCTGACTTACGGAGTATTCGGCACGCGGCATCCAAGACTGGCTGTTCCAAACCCCGGCCCCTATGATGTCATTCTGGTGCCGGGCCTCGCATTTGATTCGCAGGGCAATCGTCTGGGTTATGGTGCCGGTTATTACGATCATTTCCTGACAGAGCAACCAGCTGCCATCAAAGTAGGCATCTGTTTTTCGGAACAAATTGCACAATCCGTCCCTCACGAAGATCACGACATTCCGATGGATGCCGTCATCACCGAGCATGGTTTGGAATCCGGATCACTCCAATAACATTGAACCGGGTGATGACCATGGTGGAAAAAATACTGTGCGCATTTGCAGTCACATACATATGGTGTGCCTACATTTCTACGTTAAAATTTACAAAACATCCACATGCGGTTACTGTCCCCCTTCCTGGTTATTCTGCTATGGCCTGTAATCCTCTCCGCCCGCCAGATCACCATTGGTCAGGCTGGTGATTATGCCCGGTTAAGTGACCTCAATGAACTGATTACCGCCGGAGACACCCTCCTGCTTTTGGATGCATTGTATCAGGATGGTACTCAGTTTCTGGAAAACTGGCATGGCAGCGCACAGGCTCCTGTCGTTATCCAACCTGCTTCGGGCCATACAGTGATTTTCCGCGGCGGCACGGAAGCCCTGCATCTGGTGAGCTGTTCGTATGTGGTGATCGAAGGACTGATCGTGGAACAGCAAACCGGCAATGGGATCAATATTGACGACGGGGGTAACTACGATGTACCAACCCATCACATTACTTTGCGTAACTGCGTATTCCGGGATATGGCCGCAGATGGCAACAACGACCTGCTTAAGTTGTCCGGCCTGGATGACTTCCTGGTGGAACAATGCACCTTCATCAATGGCGGTGACGGCGGCAGCGGCATCGACATGGTTGGTTGCCATCATGGCACGATCCAGGATAACTATTTTGACCGGGCAGGTGTCAGTGGCATCCAGGCGAAAGGTGGCACGCAATACATCCTTATACAACGCAATATCCTGAAGGATATGGGGCAACGCGCCGTGAATCTGGGCGGCAGTACCGGGCTGGAATATTTCCGTCCCCCACTGAGTAACCCAATCCGGGATGCATTCGAAGCCGCAGATCTGGATGTCTATTCCAATGTATTTGTAGGTACCTGGTCACCAATAGCCTATGTTGGCAGCATCCGGGTGAACGTCATCAACAATACCATCTATCATCCGGAAAACTGGGTATTCCGTATCCTGCAGGAGACCACCGAACCAGGCTTCCTTGCCTGTGCAAATAATGTATTCCAAAACAACCTGATAGTTCTGGAACACGACCTTACGGAGGTAAATGTGGGCCCCAATACCGATCCGGAGTCTTTTACCATCAGCCACAATCTATGGTTCAATGAGTCGACGGACAACTGGAGCCCTACCCTTCCGGTCAATGATCCGGCACAGCTTACCGGGGATCCATTACTGTTTGATCCGGAGAACGGCGACTTTCAGCCAGCTCCTGTAAGTCCGGTCATAGGAAAAGGAAAATCCGGGAATGGCCCTGAAACAGATTTTCTGGGCAAGCCATTTCAGGATCCACCCTCAATAGGCGCCATCGAAGGCAGTATGGCAACTACACTCCGACACAATACCCAGCTACAGGAAGCATTGGAGATATCACCGTCAATCGGTCATGATTATGTTAAAATTCGAATCCCGGTTACGGAGGGGATGCTGCAGATCGTATCCGTGGACGGGCGACTATTGGAAATACATACCGTGCGTAGTCAAGACATCCGGGTGGACATAAGCCAATATCCGGCTGGCATTTATTGGGCTACCTGGTTAGCTCCGCATGGAAAGTCCATCACTGGTAAATTTATCAAAGAGTAGCGCGGCGTTGAAGCAATCCCAGAGCGCTAAGTAGTTTGTATACACCCCGAAAATTCTGGAATAGTCTTCTAAAATCCCACTTACGGATAGCATAATCCTTCTTACGGCATAACCATTTTCTGGGAACATGAAATGATTGAATTTTGATCAGGAATCAAAATAAACTAATCTATTTCGATATGCATTCCCAGATCATTTTCAGTTTTATGGCATTTTTATTGGCCGTGACCTCCTTATCGGCAGCTGACTTTCCCATCCCGTTGAAACAGGCATCCGAGCCCATAACCATCGATGGCCGGCTGGATGACCCAGCCTGGAAACATGCATTTGTCATTCAGGATTTCAAGACCATACAACCCGACTTCGGGTTGCTACCATCAGAACAAACGACCGCATACCTCACGTATGACCAGTCCAATATTTATTTTGCGGCCTACTGCTATGATTCACAACCATCCAGGATAAAAGCCAGTTTGTCCGCCCGGGACCAGGTAGATGGAGATGATTGGGTAGCCTTCTGCCTTGATGCCGATAATGATGAGTTAAGTTCTTATTTCTTTTTATCCAATCCGCTGGGTATCCAGGCCGACGGGACGCTGGATGCTTCGGCATCACCCGATGCCCTGCTGGATATGGTCTGGCAGAGCGCCAGTCAGGAGACTCCCGACGGGTACATCGTTGAGATGGCCATTCCCCTGAATAATTTGCGCTTTTCCAACCGGGACACCCTTACCATGGGATTTAAAATTGCCCGGTACATCAGCCGAAAATCAGAAGAGGATGATTTCCCGGAATACCGGCCGGAACGGGGTGCGGCCCTGACTCAGTTCCAGAAAATAACAGTGACCGGAATTAAAAGCAAAAATATCCTGGAAATTTTGCCCGCGGTCACGTTAGGTCGCCATGATCAATTGCAGGCAGGGAAACTAGAATCAGGGGCCTGGAAAGCAGATGTCGGCGTTACCGCCAAAATAGGCATCACGTCCAGCCTGACCCTTGATGCAACCTATAACCCGGATTTTTCACAGGTAGAATCCGACGCCAGTCAAATTGATGTAAACCTGAGATCGGCCTTGTTTTATCCTGAAAAACGTCCCTTCTTTCAGGAAGGCCAGGATCTGTTTGGATTCAGCGCAAGCCTGGATGGCACCTATCTCCAGCAATTAGTTAATACGAGATCCATCGTGGACCCTCAGGTGGGCCTGAAACTCACCGGCCGGATAAATCAAAAAAATGTCCTTGCAGCATTGTATGCCCTTGACCAGTATCCTGGAACCCTGGGCGATAATCCCACGGGCAAAGATGCCCACTTTTCCGTACTGCGTTATGGCCGTCTGCTTAAGTCTGACAGCTATCTAGGTGGTTTTTTTACCGGCTGGAATTACGATGGTCAATCGAACTATGTCGCTGGTGCGGATGGCCGGCTTCGTACCGGAAACAAAAGTCGGATTGAATTCCACGGATTTAGATCTTTCAGCCGGGGTGAAGAACATCAACAAGGCCACGCGATAGGCACTGCCTGGCGTTACGATGCACGTGACTGGAATTTTCATACCGGGATTTTCGATGTGTCTGAAAACTTCAATACACGGTTAGGCTATGTTACCCGGACTGGAATCACAACCATTCCGATGGTGCTGACACGTAACTTCTATTACGAAAACAAACGCTTGCAACGACTATCACCCTATATCTGGTCCCGCAATAGCTTTGACCATGCAGCAAACCTATGGGAAACACTCAACAGCTTTGGCATCGAGATGGGATTACCTCGACAAAGTGAAATTACGGTTTCTGCTTGGCTGGGTAATGAGGTGTTTGCCGGTCAACAATTTAGCAGGAATGCATTGCGATTTGTGGCAGCCAGCCAGCCTTACAACTGGTTAGGAATCGGCATGGAATGGCGTTATGGCCGAGCCATCTATTACAATTATGACGATCCTTTGGGAGGGAATGAACAACTTCTTGGTGCGTCCATCCGTTTACAGCCGTTCGCAAAACTATCATCCCAAGTAAACGTGCGCTTCGGCAATTTTTATCGCAAAGGGTCCCAGGAAGCGCTCTATTCTGTGACTATCTGGCGAAATAGCACGGTTTGGCAATTCAATAAATATTTATTCTTCCGGGCTATTTCAGAATTTAACGTCTATACGCATAAATTCAGAGAAGATTTATTACTTTCTTTCACCTGGATCCCCGGAACGGTCATTTACCTGGGATACGGATCGCAATTTGAAAAACAGGAATGGAATGGAATGGATTATATTCCGGCTGACCAATTCCTCCAAAGTCAGGGTACGTGGTTTTTTAAAGCTTCTTATCGCTGGCAACGAAAATAAGCAACAGTTATCAAGCTGAACACCAGAAAATCTATGAATAAAGACAATGCAAAGCAATTTGATGATTTAACCATGAATTGGATTAAATATAAATGGCTCTGGATTTTCATCTTCCTTACCCTGTTGGGGCTACTTGACATAGGCGTTCTGGTTACGGACGATATGGCTGACGGCAACCAGGTAGAATGGCTTCGCTATTTTATCAATGAAATATCCGCAGTTTGGCTTTTACTACCATTGATAGCTGTTTTATTCTGGTTTTTCAGGCAATATCCCATTACTAAATCTAACTTCAAAAGCCGGTTACTGCTTCACCTGTTCGTTACAGTATTATTTGGAACCACCCATACACTATTAATGTACACGATTCGAACACCATTGTACCATTGGTTTGGAATTGGCGCATACAATTCATTCTATGGAATCCTCGGGTACAGGATTGTGATGGAATACCTGAAGCAATTTATTTTTTATTGGGTGGTTTACGGGTTATTCACATTATTTAAACAGTTCAGAGAACAACAACTACAACAAATCCGGACGGCGCAACTCGAAGAACAACTTACCAGATCGCGATTACAAACGTTGCAGATGCAACTCAATCCGCATTTTTTATTCAACACTCTTAATGCAATATCGGGCATTATGTACGAAGATTTGGATGCAGCAGACCGGATGATGTCCAATCTCAGTGATATGCTGCGCTCCACATTTCAGATCAAAACATCAGAGCATTCTCTGGATGAAGAAATAAATCTGATCAATCATTATTTAAAAATCATGCAAATCCGGTTTAAAGACAAATTGGATATCCGAATCTCAAGCGAAGATCATGCAGGAGACGCCCTGCTACCGGTATTTCTGCTTCAACCACTATTGGAAAATGCTATTAAACATGGTGTTGAAAGTAAAGGGAAAATTCACATTAATTTAACTTCCAAAATCATTCAGGATAAATTAAACATACTGTTAACCGACGATGGCCCGGGCATCCAACGCAACTTTGGCTCCGGTATCGGATTGAAAAACACCATGGAAAGACTGGAAAATCACTACGGAGATCAATTTAAATTTGAGATGAAAAACCGGGATGAAGGCGGGCTATCCATACTTATTGAAATCCCAATACAAAAAGCTGCATGAATCCCTGGTTGAAAATTCTGATTGCTGATGATGAAGCCCCTGCACGACGTAAATTGCAATCACTATTGAAGGATGAGCCATTGGTGGACCAGGTTTATTTTGCGGAGGATGGGGACATAGCTGTGGAAAAAATTATGCAGTTAAGTCCGGACCTGGTATTACTGGATATTCAAATGCCCGGCAAATCCGGATTTGAAGTAATTGCAGAAGTCGGTGTTGAAAATATGCCACCGGTCATTTTTATTACTGCCTACGATCATTACGCGCTTCGGGCCTTTGAAGTTCATGCTGTTGATTATTTATTAAAACCTTTCGACCGTGAGCGATTTCAAACTGCATTTCACCAGGCGGTGAACCAAATACAACTTAAGAAAAATCAAACTGCTCTTTTTCAGCAATTATTGGCAACTTTTAAAAATCCTCAGCAGTATCTGGACCGGATAATGGTACAGGTAGGTACACGCATTATTCCGCTCTCTATCTCGGACATCCTTTATTTTGAGTCCGACGATAAATATGTAGAAATTCACACCGTAGAGCAAAAGTATTTATTGCGCGAATCCCTCTCCCGGCTGGAGTCTCAACTGGATCCAAAATTATTTGCCCGCGTTCACCGGTCCCATATCGTACAGATCAAAGCCATCCGCCAGCTGACGCCCCGTTCACATGGCGATTACTGGATAGAACTGATTAATGGTAAAAAGCTGATATTAAGCCGCCGGTACCGGGATCAGCTATTTCAATAACATTAGCTTTTGCGCTCATTATGCAGGAGCATATCCACAGCGTGCTCAAACGATCCGGCCCTGACCATCTCTCCCGCATTGACAAAAAAGATCTCATCGGCATTCTGAATGGTGTTCAGCCGGTGGGCAATGATCACCCGGGTGGTATAGTCCGGAAGGTGATTGAGGATATCTTCCAGGACCTGCTCGGTAATGGTATCGATATTGGCCGTCGCTTCGTCCAGGATCAGGATCTCAGGCTTACGTAGAACGGCGCGCATAAATGCAATGAGCTGGCGTTGACCCAAGCTGATGCTTTCACCTCCTGAGCCAATCTCCGTATCCAGACCTTTATCAAAGGTGCTAAGGATGCGCTGGAGGCCGGCTTCACGGATTGTCTCCTCCAATTGGTTACCCTGCGTTTCAAACTGGCTGTTGCCATAGATGATGTTTTCCCGGACCGTACCTGAAAATAGAATTGGCTCCTGCAGGATAAAGCCTATTTTCCGGGCTCTTTCTTCCGGTGAAAAACTGCGGATGTCTTTTCCATCCAGGAGTACTTCTCCCTTCGTGGGGTCATATAGCCTTGCTATCAGGGATGCCGTAGTCGTTTTACCACCGCCGGTCGGGCCTACCAGAGCATAGGTTTTGCCCCGGTGTAATTTGAAGTTGATGTTGTGCAATATTTCGGTGTGTGGATCATAGCCAAAGGAAACTCCTTTAAACTCAATGACCGTTGTGGTGTCCTTCATGTTGTCAGGTGCAGCCACCACCTGCATATTATTTTCCATATTTAGCATGAAGGATATGCGGTCCCAGCTCGCCATAGCCGCCTGAAAATTCGCCCACAAAGCAGCCAGCTGGCGTAATGGATTGTAAAAATTGACCGCATAGGCCAGGTAACTAACCAGCAAACCTATCGTAAATGCCTGGATGCTGATCAAATGAATACCGACTACCAGAACGATAAGCTGTGCCAATGCAGCAAACAATCCGTAAACCGGAATAAAAATATTATTGGCGATGCCTGCTTTTAATGCGGCGGAATAATTCTGGGTATTTGCTTCCTCAAAACGTTCCCGGAAATAATCCCTGCGGTTGAATGCAACAATAACCTTGAAATTCTGCAGACTTTCCTGGATCTCTGCGCTTAAGCCCCCCGTACGCTGCATACTGATGGCATTTTTACTCTTCACCCAGGACGAGCTGAATTTTGTGAATAAAAAAATCAGTACTGCTGGTAATAACGTCGCAATTCCCAACTCAACATTAATCGCCAGTAAAAAAATACCGGCACCGGTCATCGTCACAATGGTGCCAATAAACTGCATCAGGGACTGGGAAAAAAATTGATTGATTTTGTCTGAGTCATTGTTGACTCGGGAAATAAGATCTCCTGCTTTGTTTACTCCAAAAAAGGCAACCGGTAATTCCTGTAGTTTATTAAAGATCGTATTCCGCAACTTAAACAGCATGCGCTGACCGACGCCTCCCATCATGACCGTTTGTAAATAATTAGCCACGAAAGCGATGAGATACATGACGAGCAAGATCCCACCCCAACGCAATACTCCCTGGAAGTCCTTATTCACCACATAGGTATCAATGACATGACCGATAATGAATGGCGCCAGCAGATTTAATCCGGAATTGGTCACAATGGCTATCAAAGCGAGCAACATGGTCTTACGTTCCTCACGGATCAACCGAAGCAATTTCTGCAGTGCCCGCAGACTGGAAGTTTTCTGCTGTTGCTTCGCAACCTCATTGAGATTGTAACTCATAATTGCTGGTGCTTTGTTGAGAATTGTATATCTGAACGTACTCCAGGCTTTGTTTGAGCAAATCCTGGTGAACGCCACGGGCTACTATTTCACCTTCCATCAGTACGATGATCTGATCAAAAAGCTCTGCTGTGGCTATCTTTTGTGTCACGGAGATCAGGGTTATTCCAGGGTAATTTTGACGTAAATTATTCAGGATACGCGCCTCGGTACTGGTATCTACACGGGCAGTAAAATCATCCAGCAGCAATATCCGGGGATTAATGGCGAGTGCCCGGGCCAGCATCAATCGTTGCTTCTGTCCACCGGACAAGGATGTGCCCCGTTCGGAAACGATGGTATCCAATTTATCCGGAAGGGTATTGATAAAGTCTTTCAATTCAGCGGTGGCAATGGCCTTCTCCAGCATTTCATCGTTCACCTCATTGCTGAATGCTATGTTTTCCCGGATGCTCATGTTAAACAGGATGCTATCCTGAAAAACGAAGCCCACCTGACGATAAAAATGCTCTTTCACATAGGATTCCAAATCGTGCCCGTCAAATAAGATCTTACCTGAAGTGGGAGGCAACAAACCAGTTAATAAATAAAGCAGCTGGGTCTTGCCAGCGGCTGTCGGACCGATGACTGCCAGGGAGGTTCCGGGCTCCACCTTGAAGGAGATATTATCCAACGCCATCTTATCTCCGTATTTAAGCGATACCTGCTCCAGTTCAATCCTTCCCTGTAATGGTTCGGTAACTGTTGCCCTGTCTTCCGGTTCCCGGGCATGCAATACGCCGTCGATACGCTGATAACTGGCCGTGGCCTGGGCAATGACATTACTCATGAAACCGATCACTAGAATAGGGAAGATCAGCATGGACAAATAACTGTTGAAAGCTGCAAAGTCACCAATGGTCATGCTTCCCTGGATGACGAAATGGCCTCCAAGAACCAGTATTGATAAGGTAGCAAGATTCGCGGTAAGCACAATTATAGGAATCAGCGTGGCGAATAATTTCAGAATGGTCATTCCATAGTCTTTGGCTTTGGTATTGGCATCCAAAAATTTCACGTACTCCGGTTGCTGGGAGTTGATCACCCGGATAAGTGCAGCTCCCAGAATGCTTTCATTGATGATCTTATTCAACCGGTCAACAACCGCACGACTCTGAATAAAAATCGCCCTTACTTTCTTTAATACCACAGCAAATGCCACTCCGATGATCGGAATGATGGCTACAATAGCGAAGGCCAGCTTCCAATCGATTGAAAATAAAAGAATACTGGCACCGATTATGATGATCAGGGACGAGACGATGGAGACGATGGCCTGCGAAACAAACGATTTTATAGAGTCCACATCCGCGGTCAGGTTTGTCAGTAATTTTGCCGGATTGGATTTCTCAATGAATGCACTGCTTTGCCGGGAAATTTTCTTGGATAGTGAAGTGCGAAGGTCACGGGCCACTTTTTCCGAGGCATATACCTGCACAATTCCCTGCAACCAGGTAAAAACAAAGACAGACACAGCCGCAACCAGGTAACTGGTCAATATGGACTTTAACTGATAGTTATCCGGATAAGAATCGATGGCCGAAGCGATGATCTTTGGTAAGATCAGGTTGATGCTGTTCCCCAAAAGGGCTAAAGCGAGCAACATTACGATGAGCTTGCGATAAGGCTTCAAGAGCCCAAAAATTCCGGCATTTCTGGATGGTTTGCCGGTGCGAGCACTGGTGTTCGACATGGTGCTAAGATTGATTGCCCGAGGAAAAGGCTGCAAATTAACACCCAGCAGGTTGCCAAGCAAACGGCAATTGCCTGTTTAGAGGTTGTTATCCATTTTTTCAATTGAATTCTGACAGTCCAGACCTCTTAAAAACAAAACAGTCACCCTGCTATAGGATGACTGCCTTGTTATATTATTCATTTGGTCGGCTCGACCAGCCTTTATCAATTCACTTTCACCATGCGCTTATTCAATACGCCCATCTCCGTTTCTACTGACGCTCCCGTCGGTCGGTCAGCACCGGTTAATCCACTTTTACCATGCGTCTGTTTAAGACCCCTTTCTCCGTTTCCAGTTGATAGAACAACACGCCCTTCACTTCCGGGATGCTGCCAGATTCCAACGTAAACTGATGGTTACCTGCAGAGTAACTGCCGGTCACCCGGTAGAGCTCCTTACCCGTCACATCCATCACCCGCAGGGTGGCTGTCATGCTTTCCGGCAACCAGAAGCCAATCTTCGTCTCCCCGCTGAATGGGTTCGGCGTGTTCTGATAGAGTTCTGGGGTCCTTATCCCTTCTCCCTTTACCTTTTGTCCCGATGATGCTACTCCGGATCCCGACTCTGTCAACGGACTACTGTCCTGACAGGCATTGCCACTGTTGTCCTGCAGCAACAACGTCGTCGTGCAGAAGTCCTTGTTACCCGCTTCATCGATCACCCAAATCTCAACTTCGATCTCCTGGGAACGTCCATCCGGAATGTCCGCACAGGTGAATGTTATGCTTGGTGTTTCGCCGTCTTCCGTGAAGCTCAGGATCAGGTTATCGGCTGTTGTACAGTTATCGTAGCTGCCCGCATCAAAGTCCGTAGCCCAGATCTCCACTTCGCCCGATGGACTCATCACCACCGTGGCGATGCCATGGTAACAATAAGGCGTTGGGTTCTTGCAATCTCTTATCGTAAAGGTTGTGTAGCAACTGTCCTCGTTCCCACAACGGTCCTTGCCTACCAGCCAGACACCATAGGTGCCGACGGCCAGTTCTGCTGTTAATTCATGGCCTTGTCCGTAAGCTATTGGCGTGGTTTCACCGGCCAATACCGTGTATCGGTACTGGATCTCATCTGCTGCTGCACAGTTGTCTGTGCCTGAAGCCAGCAACTCGTACCGTACCGTCGCTGCATCGCAGTTGTTATCCAGGATGCAGGTCTCTTCCAGCTCATTGCAGACAATCACTGGTGCTTCATCGTCCACCAGTAAGGTACGCCATCGCAATACACCGTCACATCTTCAGGAGCTACCACAACCGGTGGCGTCTTGTCGTCTTTACGCACTTCGATCATGCAGTCGCTGTAGCGAACCGGAGTATAATAAGGTGTGGTCAGATTAAGGCGTTTCGTGATTTCTGCCTCGTTCCGCAAGTTTACAAATTGACAAATTCAACATCGGATGTGCGTCTCCCATCCTGAAATGCACACACTTCAGTTGAAGAAACGTATCCGTAATGTTTTTTTGAGTAATAAATGGAATCGGTAGAAGCGAGCAGGCTGTATATACACTTGATTTCCCGCACAAGGCACTGGAAAAACATTTCCATTGGGCGAATGCTTTGGTTTTCAAGTGTTAAGGTTATGTCAGTCCGTCAAAGGCTGCAATTTAACTCAATAATCTTTATTTGACATAGCGCCGGACAAAATATATTAAAAATTAATATATAAAATCTTCCGTTTAAGGTCTTTCACCGGATCCGGGCTGTCAAATGCAGCGGAGGGTTATTGCCCAGGAAAGAATGGCTGATATCGATCGCTGCTTCATCCCCGTTCAGGGTGATGGTGATAAATGCCGTATGCGGGCTTTCGATGTACCTAAGTAAAATTTTCAGAGTGTGATCATCCTCCCAGGAGTAACTTCCGGCCGTCTGAAATGGTGGAAGGCCCTCGAGATTATTTGTTGCCCGGGCCACCAGGTAAGGTCCTTTCCTAAGGGTATTATCCAGGATCCAGGCACCGTGCCCCATGCGGATCCTGTAAGACTGCCCTGCTTCCTGGAATTGAACAAAGGAATGATCCTTCGTGAAGTTAAAACGCATCGATTCAAAGCTTTCCGGATTGTCTGCGATAACCAAGGTCTTTCCGGTAAGACTTTGCTCCATTTCCGGATTGTTTATGCCGGTTCCCGGCACATAACGCAATTGTGCCAGCCGGTCTGCCAGCTCATCCGAGGTGGAGGATTCAGGCAGCATTTCCTGATCCGAAATCGCCGGGTAGAGGTATTTCCAGATCAGGTTGAATTCTTTTTGCATATCACTGACTTCGGCTGTGGTGATGATCACGGCGTCTTTTTCAGGCAGAACAATGATGTATTGGCCCATGGCTCCATCACCCCG harbors:
- a CDS encoding ABC transporter ATP-binding protein; the protein is MSNTSARTGKPSRNAGIFGLLKPYRKLIVMLLALALLGNSINLILPKIIASAIDSYPDNYQLKSILTSYLVAAVSVFVFTWLQGIVQVYASEKVARDLRTSLSKKISRQSSAFIEKSNPAKLLTNLTADVDSIKSFVSQAIVSIVSSLIIIIGASILLFSIDWKLAFAIVAIIPIIGVAFAVVLKKVRAIFIQSRAVVDRLNKIINESILGAALIRVINSQQPEYVKFLDANTKAKDYGMTILKLFATLIPIIVLTANLATLSILVLGGHFVIQGSMTIGDFAAFNSYLSMLIFPILVIGFMSNVIAQATASYQRIDGVLHAREPEDRATVTEPLQGRIELEQVSLKYGDKMALDNISFKVEPGTSLAVIGPTAAGKTQLLYLLTGLLPPTSGKILFDGHDLESYVKEHFYRQVGFVFQDSILFNMSIRENIAFSNEVNDEMLEKAIATAELKDFINTLPDKLDTIVSERGTSLSGGQKQRLMLARALAINPRILLLDDFTARVDTSTEARILNNLRQNYPGITLISVTQKIATAELFDQIIVLMEGEIVARGVHQDLLKQSLEYVQIYNSQQSTSNYELQSQ
- a CDS encoding T9SS type A sorting domain-containing protein; its protein translation is MRWRTLLVDDEAPVIVCNELEETCILDNNCDAATVRYELLASGTDNCAAADEIQYRYTVLAGETTPIAYGQGHELTAELAVGTYGVWLVGKDRCGNEDSCYTTFTIRDCKNPTPYCYHGIATVVMSPSGEVEIWATDFDAGSYDNCTTADNLILSFTEDGETPSITFTCADIPDGRSQEIEVEIWVIDEAGNKDFCTTTLLLQDNSGNACQDSSPLTESGSGVASSGQKVKGEGIRTPELYQNTPNPFSGETKIGFWLPESMTATLRVMDVTGKELYRVTGSYSAGNHQFTLESGSIPEVKGVLFYQLETEKGVLNRRMVKVD